A segment of the Lolium perenne isolate Kyuss_39 chromosome 3, Kyuss_2.0, whole genome shotgun sequence genome:
aattccaattacagttgttggcccgtgtttgtaattccgctcaatctccctcccggagtcctaatgacgaggaagaccatgtttctgtcgctgatcattccagggccccattacccggggaagaacttgagtgtctacatgcagccgattgtggaagatttgaaccactcttggcaccacgggacgttgacgtacgaccgagcatcgaagacaaacttctgcatgaaagtttggttgcagtataccatgcatgacatgcccgggtacgccctaacatgcggatggtgtacagctggtaaatggccatgcccagtgtgcaggcatcgacttgagttcctttggctaaataagggtcgcaagtatgttgcgtttgacacgaatcggcagtacctcaaacggaggcatccgttcagagaagacaaaaagaacttcaagaaaggcaaagttgtgcatgaagtaacagaggtgccaaagttcgatggtatagctgttgatgccgagctacgtgctctcgtgccagcggcatcggaagctggccatcaatttgagggatatggtgtaacgcacaactggactcacgaggcagccttaacgaagctcgagtattacaaggacctcgaacttccccataacatcgatgtgatgcacaccgtaaagaatgtcgcggagtccttatttcacacgtgcctaaacattcccgggaagtcaaaggataatgtcaaggctagagtcgatgttgagaagctctgtgataggaagaaattacacatgcaacgtcctactggccgtcgaaagaattggttcaagccgcacgccgacttctgccttgattccatccaaaagaaggaggcattcaagtggctaaaatacgttgtgatgttccctgatggttattgttcgaatatgagcaagggagtcaatctttcgacgggaaaagtcaccgggctcaagagtcacgactatcatatatggattgagcggctgatgccggtgatgcttcgagggtatctccccgagaaaatatggcgagtgctcgcggagttgagccatttcttccgcacgctctgtgctaagcagatatgtcctaaggttattgagaagctgcaagttcaagtgccggagttgctatgcaatttggagatgatctttccgccaggcttctttactccgatggcacatctcattgtgcacctcgcaaacgaggcactattgggtggcccagtgcagtttcggtggcagttttgtattgagagagagttcaagtatattcggaagataactggaaacaaagccaagattgaagcatgcatagctgaggcaacgtgccttcgggagatggcagatgccgcaacaacgtactatcctgatgaagttcccactctgcataacccggtctctcgttacaatgtcgacgtgcccatgaatgaccccaagcttcaactattccaatgtcccggtggcaaggctggtaaaggacaaaaatatagattggagagggaagagaaggattgcataatgctctatgtgcttatgaacatgaaggaagtggtgggggggggggacgacgacgatggcggtcacgatttcattaggtaacatggtgtaatgcttattgtatctagtttcgatcacctacactcaactcggtctaatgcttattgtatcctttcagcgaattcacggatgaacagtggtggcttccgcgcgatcccacgggcgcggagttggagactctactgaaagagggtgctcccgaagtaaaaataaactttgtgtcttggttcatgaaaaaagtaatgtctaagctgtccctcttacctaccaatatgtgacttgtccctgttattccacgtaactaatgcacacaacaaatttgaaccgtgattgtagggagctgatgcaaacgttgagatgacagatgagttgagatgtgtttcccaaggttgtaaccgtgacgtcatgaagtatgagaagtatgacgtgaatgggtttcgattccatacagagacacaccagaagggccgggcgaatccaaaaacgataaatactggtgtcttcactaaaggatccgatacctttgattactacgggaggttagagaatgtatacgagctggaggtggcttgggaggaggtggaggtggaggtggaggtggaggtggaggtggctggggaggaccggactttgagccaccaccctcggcttcaggcgacgttgcttccgggttctttttggaggggacgtctagagaggaggcggagacggagtctagagccgaggaggactctagccgtgggtttgagactccggaggaggatgggcggccgaaggcactgaagattcgtggggaagcgagagtccccgacgagaggaaggagcctaagacccatgaggcgaagacccttataattcctgctggccctgagtaagtgtactaatttggcaatttcaattttcatgtactaatgtttgattttcatgtgctaatgtttgattttcatgtgcagcaattggatatttcctccgggggtcaaggggcgcctgcctagcagcatgattggagctttgcttaggaagttctggccgggcaagtactatcccctcggcactgtcccagctggcgagaagaagctagccactacttggacggactacgagagtgcccctggcgtaggcttcccgacggctgctgaggccgtgatgagaaagttttgggtaagacatattttctcgagcttcgttcatatttgatgaccccaatgttctaactcatgaatctcacaattgttttttgcatgattgaagtgtttttatcgtgtggcgcccgaggttgaggaggcggccgcgaacaggactttgcgggcgacttgtgagaggttgacaccgcaggtgtggtataaccaaaggatcacgtccgcgggtcacttctgggcagagagaggcgagagggtccataagccggacattgtcggtaagaatgctaaggccgagtacgagatgacggtggaggactacatgtcggtgagtaaaatgtcaatgagattctacattgctactaagttgcgattgcattagattgagttgagtattgcattttcaggttatccccgattgggccgagccgcatgccgaggcatgggaggagatggttaggacgaggtggctcaagatggacgaggactttgcagccgtggcgaggcggaacgcggagaaccgaggcgacggtggcacacactgtgggggaaacctcagctacgagcgctacaaggggaagacggtatgtatacattttattttccttcaggttcaaagttggtactcacaacatttcctttcgcgatgcagagggccgcgttaggacccgaggaggagatgtcggacctcgagatatacaacaagatgcggcttaagaagcccgatctctcgcagcctcagccctcgctccctgagtacttcggcacctacgccgaggacgtcgagaactactgcgagatggtgaggcatcgtcacccggaggtggatgaccccatgagcgcggaggtcgacgaggagtcgttggtcctgtcgtccggagggttgccgcatggccgtctcgccatgctgaacaaggccgtcaagcataccctcaccacgaccttcacgcgtctcaaggcgggactcaccaaggacagcccccctctcccgcctcgtcgccgggctcggcaacaacccgcatacgacgtaagtttccctcatttccatcctctttccgactttcgttcatacattgctaagtgctaacgagccatgaatttgtgaaattgtagcctgacttcgaggcggcctacgtggccgctcatcaagaatatcaggtggccttcaaccagcaccagcagcagttcatggagtacatggcatatatacatgtaagttccaacctttgttttcgcaaatgatgacaagtcccactttcccctagtttgatgcttcatttctgcaaagactgacatgtaaactatcttgcaggcgtcgtttgtggccaatcaaactggacagacatcggatttagggccgatgcctccctttccggggccggcgccaaacatgccatcgaaggaaaatttcgctgcggagtactatgggagaacaacggtaagttcttcgccaaaccgaatactacggctttcctttgcctcgcaaattgctaacatctcgggaacatgtgtgtagggaacgggatgttccggaaatcagggtggtgggagggagatcacaccggttcatcatggtggtccttctcccggtgctacacccggtacttctcccggtacttctcccggtggttcttccgcagcttctaccggaaggaatcggcccgggccggtgtctagcggcgacgagctcctctagTTGTCGCATTGTATCTCTTATCGACACTATGGCACCATGTATGCACACTATGGCACCACCATGTATGCACATTATGGCACTATGTATccactatgacactatgtatgcacTTCATGTTATGTGTATTTGCACTTCATGCGAAGTTCCTGTGAATTTTATGTGAATTTTATGTGCTTTTATTATCTGCCAAATCTGGAAAACagcaaaaaaaccaaaaaaaatgaCCAAATGGTCCAAGCTACGCCGACGGCTTCCCCCTCGGGGTAGCGTCGACATGGACCAAATGGTCTCGTGTACGCCGACGGGGTTCCGCTCGGCGTAGCGTGCGCCAGCGCTCGCCAGGGCCTGCCGCGTGgcagcgtacgccgacggcctcaCTCTCGGCGTAGCATGCGCCACGGCTCGCCAGAGCCCGCCGCGTGGCAGCGTACCCCGACGGCTGCACCCTCGGCGTAGCGTGCGCCACGGCTCGCCAGAGCCCGCCGCGTGGCAGCGTGCACCCCGACGGCTGCACCCTCGGCGTAGCGTGCGCCACGGTTCGCGAGCCCGCCGCGTGGCAGCGTACCCCGACGGCTGCACCCTCGGCGTAGCGTGCGCCACGGCTCGCCAGGGCCCGCCGCGTGGCGGAGTACGCCGACGGCCGCACCCTCGGCGTAGCGGTAACGACCGTCAGATCGACGTCGCCCGTTAACTTGCTACGCCGAGGGCTAGTACGCCGACGGGTGGTCCTCGCCCTCGGCCTTCGCCGTCTACGCCGACGGTctcctctacgccgacggccagctgGGCTATCCCGAGGCTGACCTTGCCCGAGGAGCTATGCCGAGGGTCCCCGTCGGCGTACCAtacgccgagggtgaggcggtggTACGCCGAGGGCCGCCGGCCGTCGGCACCTCGTGCGATTCCTGTAGTGCAGGGCCCATCCTTTCAAATACTTGTAATGTGAGCTTCTATAGACCACTTGTACCGCGAAACTGCAGGGATAACCCCAACATGGTGGCTGCATGGCTCTTGTGACATGGTTGGTCTGACAAGTATGGATGGTGTACGGTGACCTCTTGGATTTGGAGCTAGGAGCCGTCATCCTGCTGAAGAGGCGCTCGAGCATGGGCTTGCTATCGACGGTGGCGAGCAGCCATCCGTGGCGGCAAAGCACGATGCATGGCCACAGTCCACTCGTGCACGTGCACGTCGATGCTGCAGGGCGTGCGACGAGCATGTGATCCCTGAGAAGGCTTACGCCGCCCACGGCACCGAGGTCGGGGTACCGAGAGTCTTCAGAGCTCGGTCTCTCGTAACGCCCGTCCAAAAGCTGGACCGCGTAGACGTCGGCACTCGGCAGTACCGTCGGCATCAAGATCACGAAGGCCAGATTCAATCATGTGAGAGGCTTAGCGGAGGTCACCTCGCTGCCGCCTGAGGCGACGGTGGCGTTGCATCAGTAGTGGACGTGCTCGACCAAATTAATTGCCGCACGAGAAGACGTACACGCGGAGCTTGGGTTGGAGGAATCCACGATCCATCGTCGCGATCTACGCGGCAGCCTATTTCGCTAGGGTGACCTAATAATCGGTCCTCTCTCTAGATGCTATGGAACGAGTTGATCAAGAAGGgctgagcacgtgtataaaaacATGATGCAGCATAAACAATTTTAGTTCAAATCGAACTCTGCTAAGGAACGCTAACGTGGGCTTCCGGGAGTAATTATGGCGCAGACGGAGAGGAATTAGCGAAAGAAACACAGGGCAGGGAGGCGATGAGGGAAAAGAAACGATTCGTGACGCCTCACGCGTAAATTGGATGAACCGTTTTGTTTTGATTTGACTAAGCGGTGGCAGTGCTGTAATTTTGGAGAAAAATCAGGGGCAATAatagacggaccaacaagaaaccttattttctttattattaggtatagataggaaacttgcccgtgcgttgctacgggttaatTTATATGAACATAAGATATTAATCCCTCGTCTCCATGAGGGGCACCAAGGCATGAAATTTTGACTCAAATACCACTCTATGATCCCTATAATCTTGGGGCTGGCAGCTCTAGGCGTGTCACAATTTATAGTGTCACAATTTATAGAGGAACGGACGTGAACTATTTTACCGGTGTCAATCATGAGGAAACCAAGATCGAAGCTCCAAGCCCATTGTTTCTACACATGAAGTTTGTGTGAAAATCATGAAGTTGTTTCTACACATGAAAACTAACCTCGTCAGCTGATCATGTTCTCCTTATTTATTATATTTACGTTACTGTAGCCATCGAACATGACTGCAATCAAGTTTTGCTTTTCAGATGCATAAGCCAGACTTTATGAAACACTACCAAATTGTTTGGGCATGCAATTGATCTCAATCTCTTCTAGATGAGCTCCGCTTCAAGATTCAGGACTATCCACATTAATGTGCGGGGCGTTTCTTTTTAATCATGCCACATAGAGTAGGTCTAGGATATTAGATCATGCACAATGAGTGAAAACCATCATAGATATCTAAATACGACCTTCAATATGTGTGCATAGACGCAATGTGGGTCAGCCCGACCTGCATCTGTCGCTACCCTCTGCCGGAGGTCATGCCAAGCGCTGCACTAATTCCTTTCAAGAGGACGGGAGTGCGTGGGGTTTTATTTGGTGATGCACGTGCGATTTGTTTCCACGCCCAATTCTGGTACACCTCGGACTGATTATTTTCCTTCTCCTCTCCGGTTTTCCACACTGGTCAGGAGCTGGACAACGTAGGGAACGAGAAAAACTACTGCAACCGATCACATATTGGTCGATGGTATCACGTTGTGCCTATGTGCACGTCGGCGCCGTCGACAACACGAGCTGGCTGTAGCACTGCAGAAATAGCGGCACCATCGAGCCCCGGCAATCGATAGGTGTGGGCGCTAAGGTTGGTGCCATGCAGGCGGATTGACCATGGCGTGCAATCGCATACGCGATATGCAGTGCGGCATCAATCACATAGCTGATTTAGTTACTCGTGGATGTGTCGTCTTCCGTCGACTCGCCTCCACCGCCTGGTTGAGCGCCGGTGGCCAAGTACCTTGACGTCGCCCCGCACAGTCGCACAGACCTCCTCCCGTCCATGAACAAAACTCCCTTCTGTGCAAGACGAAGATATCTGTTGCTGGTCCGGCAGATTCCTTCCTTAGCGTGGTGATTGATGATCTAGCCCGTCACTATATGTTTACGAAGATCGCGGCGGGTCGCCTTGAGTTGTGTTTCGATCGATTGTTGGCTGGTTCTGTTCGATGGACGGGGTGCTGGGCGATCGATTGGGCTCATCTAGATTATATATGGATGAGACGTACCAAACCAAGACCGTATGAATTGGATCGGGATTTGGCTAATTCGCGTGTTCCCGTATAGCATCTGAACTCTGCATTATCGTGGTCTCCGATCCGTTTTGTTTTGGGCCTGTTGGTACTTTTTTTTGTTAGCAATATCTTTGACATACCATAGGAACGTCCAGATCAAAAACCGATTCCTTTACGTACGATGGAACGGACGAACAAGAAATCAAATCAAACGGACTAAACGGACCGAACGACGGAaactcttttgcttttattattaggtactagcacaaatgcccgtgcgttgctacggtcgaAGAAATCTACTGCAAACAAATGGCTTCTATTTTTTTCCCAAGTCTCAGCTATATGAATAAATTTAATAATACTGACCAAGCGCTTTGAATTTTGTTATATCTTGTTAGATGCTTCATGTGAAAACAGTAATAATTAAATGtaaataattatttaaaaatatgaATCCTTTATTTCATGGTGTAAATATTTCCTCACACACTATGAGCTAAGAAAATCAACATTACACATGACAGTGCGTGACCAAGAATTGGGATTTGCAGGCGAGAAGAATTTTTATAATCTAATTTTTTTATTTAACACACAAATACGTGTCTCTACCAATCCATATATGTAAAAAAACATTTTTTTTAAAACACTAATATGGACTAAATCCCATATCTCCCGTTTGTAAGAATAAAGTGCTACTTCTTGTATACCTTGTTGGTAGAATACTTCCCGTGGCCAATCTATCGTGCAGTTCGGTAGGAGGATGAAAAATTATTAATCGGGAGTAATTAGCAATATTGATCCATGGATGGCATAGATATACATACGTACGTAAAACATGATTTCCCTCTTTTAAATGTTTTGAAATTCACAATTTTTGGCCTCGTCTAGAAGCTGAACAACATAAAGCATCAGATTCAACGTCCATGCTACAATCTCCTATAGCGTATTTCTTTCAGGAAAAATAGCTTCCAATGATCCTTGGACTTCGATTGATTGCTCAGCCTTCTTGAAGTGCTTCCTCACGGTGCCCAGTGTAGTATAAATCCATCCTTCATAGTACAGATAAGATAATAGCTATAGTGACATCTGGGATCTGCCAATGAGGCGAAAAAGTTTGAGCATCATGAGGTAGCATTAGCAATCAGACAGCAGTCAGATATGCGAGCTGTTACCAGTCTTCATAGTATAGATCGTTGGCGAGCAAGCCAGACGTTTTCAACTTCGACATGATGACCGGTATTAGAAGGACGAACGCCGCCATGAGTGTCTCTCGGCAGCATCTTTACTCCGCGGCGGCTTTGAATTCATCCGCTGGCCATGGTCCTCTACTTCTCTGGGCTCGGCTTCGCTGGTGAGAGACCACGTACCGGACACGCCATGAAGAAGTCAACGTACCGGACACGCCATGAAGAAGTCACCGTTCCTGCCTAGCCGAAGCTGACGACGAACTCGAACCACGTCGACAGCTACAGGACGGCCACCGTCCGGCGATGGAAGTGCAGTTGTGGTACAAACAACGTCCACCTTGATCACTAAAGGAACAACACACGCGTGGCCAGCACACAGATGACAGATCAAGCTCCGATCTGCAAAGGAACCTCCGATCTGTAATTCAGCTATATCGGGTGCGGCGACGAAGACTGTTTGGCGTCCCTCGATTTCTGAGACAGCCGGCACCTGGCCAGGTCCGGGTCGATGACGCTAGAGGCCCTCGATTTCATCTCTGGTGGCCTCGCTCCCGACCGCAGCGCTGCGTGTGTTTATTTATTCTGTACCTGAAGGAGTCGTGCGCGCAATGGACACCTGGGATGTCAGGCGACCTATTCTGATACGGTTTTTCGACTATGTCCGGTTTTCTTGCCAAGAGACGACGTACCAAGGAAACTCCCGATGGAGGAAAACCATTGACGACGGACCAAACGTACCGAACCACGGAAACACTTTTTGCAATGGACACGCGCCCCGTTCTCCCCTAGGGGCCAGGCGAGGTCTTCAGTTGAGGCCGCCTCGTTGCTGGGATCGAGAGGGATTggtggcgatttacacaaaaactagcacaaatgcccgtgcgttgctacggtcgaAGAAATCTACTGCAAACAAATGGCTTCTATTTTTTTCCCAAGTCTCAGCTATATGAATAAATTTAATAATACTGACCAAGCGCTTTGAATTTTGTTATATCTTGTTGGATGCTTCATGTGAAGACAGTAATAATTAAATGtaaataattatttaaaaatatgaATCCTTTATTTCATGGTGTAAATATTTCCTCACACACTATGAGCTAAGAAAATCAACATTACACATGACAGTGCGTGACCAAGAATTGGGATTTGCAGGCGAGAAGAATTTTTATAATCTAATTTTTTTATTTAACACACAAATACGTGTCTCTACCAATCCATATATGTAAAAAAACATTTTTTTAAAAACACTAATATGGACTAAATCCCATATCTCCCGTTTGTAAGAATAAAGTGCTACTTCTTGTATACCTTGTTGGTAGAATACTTCCCGTGGCCAATCTATCGTGCAGTTCGGTAGGAGGATGAAAAATTATTAATCGGGAGTAATTAGCAATATTAATTGAT
Coding sequences within it:
- the LOC139837995 gene encoding uncharacterized protein, producing MYTFYFPSGSKLVLTTFPFAMQRAALGPEEEMSDLEIYNKMRLKKPDLSQPQPSLPEYFGTYAEDVENYCEMVRHRHPEVDDPMSAEVDEESLVLSSGGLPHGRLAMLNKAVKHTLTTTFTRLKAGLTKDSPPLPPRRRARQQPAYDPDFEAAYVAAHQEYQVAFNQHQQQFMEYMAYIHYADGWSSPSAFAVYADGLLYADGQLGYPEADLARGAMPRVPVGVPYAEGEAVG